The genomic region CGGTTCATCATCAAAAACTCAGGTGATGCCCCAAAGGCAAGGGCGCGAGGCGTAGAAAAAACGTCATCCTTGCCTGCGCTAAATTGGTTCAGCAAGGCGGCTTCTTTATCGCATGAAACCATCAGGTGGTATTTAGGAAATTTGATAATCAGAGAGGGCTGTTTCTGGGGCGATAAAACAAAGCTGTTTTGTGTGTTGTGAAGAACGGCAAAGGCCCCGTGGGGATCAACCGACGGAAGGCCCAAAAAGGTTGAATCCTTCATAAACGGAGCAAAAAAGGGGGCGTCTTTTAACTGGATAAAGTCGGTCATTCTGGCCATAAAATAACGGATTGTAACGACAAGGTTATTTTACACATCAAGGGGATATGAAGCAAGATTAACGCAATACTTTCGCGCCTTCACTTTGCAGAAGGTGGCGTTTTAACGTCGTGCCCCCCGCAAACCCACCAAGGCCGCCTTTTGTCACAACGCGATGGCAGGGCAGGAAAAAGGCGACAGGGTTTTTGCCCAAGGCTGCGCCGACGGCGCGGATGGCCTTGGGGCTTCCGATACGCTCGGCCAGCTCGCCATAGGTGATGGTTTCTCCGGCGGGAATGGTCAACAGCGTCATACACACGAGGGCTTGAAAGGGCGTGCCGACTAATAAGATGGGCGGGGGGCTTTTAAGCTTCATCGCCTTTTTCCACCATACCTCAACGGCACGTTGATCTTTGATAAACGCTGTGGAAGGCCACGCGCTTTGCCACGATTTTAAGGGAGAGCGGGCGGCGTTCTTGGGCGCGAAATGTACGCGGCACACTTTCCCGTCCTCTGTCAGGCCAAGCCAAAGGGGCACAGGAAGGCCTTGGCTAACTAGACCATAAAAAACGCGCGGCGGGTGTTGCTTGGATATGAGCATCATGGCATGGTTCCTTTTGGAGTGTGCCGTCATCCCCGCGCCCTCGTCCCGCCGCTCTTGCGGCGGGCGAAAGGGCAAAGCGGGGATCCAGCTGCGCCACGTCTGTGGCGCACAGGACTCAGGAAAAGTTAGAAAAACGCAATGTTTCTGACTCATACGCCTCGTGGACACTCGGCGCTGGATTCCCGCTTTCGCGGGAATGACGCTAGGGGGCTGAGACGTTCTATTACAACCTAACTTTTGTTTATTAGCCTAACAAGGATCAACGATTTATGAAACCATCCGATGTGAATGAGTTTTTTGCCCGCCTTGCGGCGCTACGCCCTGACCCGAAGAGCGAGCTGGACTACGTCAATCCCTACACGCTTTTGGTGGCCGTTGTGCTTTCGGCGCAGATGACCGATAGCGGCGTGAATAAAGCCACTGCGCCGCTTTTTAAGAAGGTCAAAACGCCTCAAGCGATGCTGAGACTGGGCGAAAACGGTCTTAAAA from Bdellovibrionales bacterium harbors:
- a CDS encoding methylated-DNA--[protein]-cysteine S-methyltransferase, whose product is MMLISKQHPPRVFYGLVSQGLPVPLWLGLTEDGKVCRVHFAPKNAARSPLKSWQSAWPSTAFIKDQRAVEVWWKKAMKLKSPPPILLVGTPFQALVCMTLLTIPAGETITYGELAERIGSPKAIRAVGAALGKNPVAFFLPCHRVVTKGGLGGFAGGTTLKRHLLQSEGAKVLR